The nucleotide sequence CGATGCCGTGCGCGTCGAGCAGCATCAGCAGGCTGTCGCCCTCGCAGCCGGGGAACGACAGGTGCGCGTTGCCCGGGAGCCGGTCGGCGCCGAGCGGGGCGCCGTTGAGCACCGCGTCCGGGACCTCGGTCAGCACCGCGGCGACCAGCTCGTCGCGCAGCACGGCCAGCTCGGTGCGCCGGCGTGGGGCGGCCGCGACCGACTCGGTGACCGCGGTGGCCAGCCCGACCAGCGACGGGACGTCGAGGGTGCCGGAGCGCACGTCGCGCTCCTGCCCGCCGCCGTGCAGCAACGGCGTGCAGTCGACGTCGCGGCCCAGCAGCAGCACCCCGGCGCCGTAGGGGCCGCCGAGCTTGTGCCCGGTCAGGGTGAGGGCGTCGACACCGGATGCGGCGAAGTCCACGTCGAGGATCCCGACGGCCTGCACGGCATCGGTGTGGAACGGGACCCCGAACGCGTGGCTGATCTCGGCCAGTTCGCGCACCGGGTTGACCGTGCCGACCTCGTTGTTCGCCCACATCACCGACACCAGCGCGTTCGCGTCCGGGTCCTCGGCGAGCGCCGCGCGCAGCGTCTCCGGCCGGACCCGGCCGGTGGCGTCGACCTCGAGCAGGCGCAGCCGGGCGCCCTCGTGCGCGACCAGCCATTCGGCGGCGTCGATCACGGCGTGGTGCTCGACCGCGGACACCAGCACCCGGGTGCGGCGCTGGTCGGCCGTGTGCCGGGCCCAGTACAGGCCCTTGACCGCCAGGTTGTCGCTCTCGGTCCCGCCGGCGCAGAACACGACCTCGGACGGACGGGCGCCGACCGCATCGGCGATCCGCTCCCGCCCCTCCTCGACCTCGCGCCGGGCGCGACGGCCCGACGAGTGCAGCGACGACGCGTTGCCGGTGCGGCCGAGCGCGTCGCTCATGGCGGCGACGGCTGCGGGCAGCATCGGTGTGGTCGCCGCGTGGTCCAGGTACGTCATCGGCTGCCAGGATAATCCCCGTGCGGGCGGGCCGGGCGCCTCACCCGCGTCCGGAGCGCACCCCGGGCACCGGGCCGGTCCGCCGGACGTGCTCGCAGGCGCGCCGGGCGAGCGTGCGGCGGTCGTCGTCACCGGGTTCGACGAGGTCGCCCACCCGCACCTCACAGACCAGTCCGGGCAGCCGTAGGACCCGGCCGATGGTGTCGCCCAATGTCTGTCCGCCGACGAAGGCGGCCGCGGTGGTCGGTCGTCCGTCCGGGGTGCTGAGCGTGATCGTGACCGGCCGTACCGGCACGGATGCGTCGATCGCGGACTGGAACGGTGCCCGCCGGTAGTCGCCGCCGACCGCGCCGCACCAGGTCGTCGCCTCCGGGAACACCCCGACCAGTGCACCGGAGCGCAGCGCGCCGGTCACCGTCGCGACGGTCGCGGGCAGCCGGGACAGGCCCTCGCGGTGCACGAACACGGTGCCGACCCGAGCACCCAGCGTCCCGATCAGCGGCCAGTCCCGCACCTCCCGCTTGGCCAGCATCGTCACCGGGCCGATCGCGCCGAGCGCCGGGATGTCGATCCAGGACGTGTGGTCGGCGACGACGAGTGCGCCGCGGCCGTCCGGCGGCGCGAGCGGGCCGCCGCGCACGACGAGCCGCACCCCGGCCCCCCGGAGCACCGCGCGGTGCAGGGCGCGCAGCACCGGACCGAGCGCGCGGGGCCCGGCCGACGCGGCCGGCGGCACCGCGAGCAGGGCCAGCACGAGCACCCCGAGCAGCACCGTGGCCCGGCGGACCATCCGCCACCAGCCGGTCGTCGGTGCGGCGGGCAGGCACTCCTGCGGGGAGCACGGCGACCAGGCGGCCCACGGCCCACCGGGCCGCTGCGCGGCGGGCGGCACGGTGGGGTGGGTGGGATGGCCCAGCCCGGGCGCGGCGTGCCGGGAGTCGGTGAGCCGGGAGTCGGTGAGCAGAGCAGCGGCGGGCCGGGCGGGGTTCGCCGCACCGGCGCCGGGCTGCTGCGTCCCGGTGCGCGGAGCAGCACCGGAACGGGCCGGGTCCGCGACACCGGAGCCGGACTGCTGTGTGCCGGTGCGCAGCGCAGAGCCGGACCGGGCCGGGTCCCCGACACCGGCGGTGAGGGTCATGCCCCGGTCTCCGAACCGGCGTCCGGCCCGGCCGCCTCGCCCAGGAAGAACCGGCGGTAGCGCGGATCCATCCGATCCATTCCGAGCAGCACCGGGAAGTCGGCGACGCCGAAGTCCGGATCGTGCGCCGGTGGCCCGCACACCCAGGTGCCCAGGCGCAGGTAGCCGCGCAGCAGCGGCGGCACCGCCGTCGAGCGGTGCCGCGGCGCGGTCGCCGGATCCCAGGGCCGGAGCGGGACGGTCCGGTATCCGGCCGGGGCGAGGTGCCGGGCCCGCACGGTCTCCCAGACCCCCGCGGCCCGGACGCCGCCGTCGTCGAGCCCGACGCTGGCGCAGCCGATCAGCCAGCGGTGCCCGGTGAGCAGCATGTAGCGGGCCAGCCCGGCCCACACCAGCCCGACGACGGCACCCGCCCGGTGCTCGGGATGCACGCAGGACCGGCCGGTCTCCACCAGCGACCCGCGCAGCGGATCGAGCGCGGACAGGTCGAACTCGCCGTCGGCGTAGAGCCCACCGGCTTCGCGGGCGCCCCGCGGCGGCAGCATCCGGTAGGTGCCGACGATCTCGCCGGTCGCGTCCTCGCGGACCACCAGGTGGTCGCAGAAGTCGTCGAAGCGGTCGACGTCGCGGCCGGGCACCGGGGAGTCCAGCCGGGCCCCCAGCTCCTCGGCGAACACCCGGTACCGCAGTGCCTGTGCCGCGGCGACGTCGTCGGCGTCGGTGGTGAGCAGCAGGGAGTACCGCCGGGCGGCGGTCTCCGGGGTGGAGACGATCACCTGGTTCACACCGGTGTTGGTACCGGCCGCACCCGACGTCCCGGCGGTCCGGCGGTGGCGCCGGGATGAACGCCCCCCGACGGAGCCGGGCAGGTCGCCGAACCGGTGTCGGCCGGGTGTCGTCGCAGGCAGGAGCCGGGTGGGAACAGGTGAACACCGGCCTCACACACGGCGACGCCCGGTCACCGCGCGGGGCGGTGGCCGGGCGTCGCCGAGGAACACACCAGGCGTCAGCTCTTGCGCTTGGTGATCTCCTCCTGCAGCTGCGGCGCAACCTTGAACAGGTCACCGACGATGCCGAAGTCGGCGACCTCGAAGATCGGCGCCTCCTCGTCCTTGTTCACCGCGACGATCGTCTTCGACGTCTGCATGCCGGCCCGGTGCTGGATCGCACCGGAGATGCCGAGCGCGATGTAGAGCTGCGGCGACACCGACTTGCCGGTCTGCCCGACCTGGAACTGCGGCGGGTAGTAGCCCGAGTCGACCGCGGCACGGGAGGCGCCGACGGCCGCGCCGAGCGAGTCGGCCAGACCCTCGACGACCGTGAAGTCCTCGGCCGAGCCGACGCCACGCCCACCGGAGACGATCACGGTCGCCTCGGTCAGCTCCGGACGCGACCCGCCCTCGATCGGCTCGCGGGCGGTCACCGTGGCCTGCCGGCCTGCGGCGGCGGGGACCTCGACGGTCTCCCGCGCCCCGGCGCCGGCGCTCGCCTCGATGTCGATCGCGCCCGGGCGCACGGTGATCACCGGGTGCTCGGTGTTCGCCTTCGCCTCGGCGGTGTAGGCACCACCGAACACGGAGTGCTGCACACCGTCGGCCGTGACACCGACCGCGTCGCCGAGCAGGCCGGAGTTCGTCCGGACGGCCAGCCGGCCGGCGATCTCCTTGCCGTTCGCCGACGCCGAGATCAGCACCGCAGCGGGCGAGGCCGACGAGACCAGCGCCTCCAGCACCCCCACCTCGGGGGCCAGGAAGTCGCTCGAGTCGGTCTCCGCGACGTAGATCTTCTCCGCGCCGTTCTGCGCCAGCCCGTCGGCCAGCTTGTCCGCCACTCCGGCGGCACCCACCACGACGGCCGAGGGCTCGCCCAGCGCGCGGGCGGCGGTCAGCAGCTCGTAGGTGGTCTTCTTGACGTCACCGTCGACGTGGTCGACGAGAACCAGTACCTCGGTCATGGTTTTCGGTCTCCTAGGAAGAAGGGGTTTCGACTACGCCGACGCTCAGATCAGCTTCTGGCCGACCAGGTACTCGGCGATCTTCGCGCCGCCGTCGCCCTCGTCGGTCACCTTCTCGCCGGCCTGCTTGGGCGGCTTCGGCGCCGAGGACGTCACGGTGGTCAGCGCGTTCGCCAGCCCCACCTCGGAGGCGTCGATCCCGGCACCGGCCAGGTCCAGCGACGTCACCGGCTTCTTCTTCGCCGCCATGATCCCCTTGAACGAGGGGTAGCGCGGCTCGCCCGACTTCTCGCCCACCGACACCACGGCCGGCAGCTCGGCGCTCAGCCGGGTGACGCCGTCGTCGGTCTCCCGCTTCGCGGTCACCGTCGTACCCTCGACCGACAGCTCGTTGGCCCAGGTCAGCGCCGGCACCCCGAGCAGATCGGCGATCATCGCCGGCACCGCCGCGATCTGACCGTCGGACGCCGAGTTACCGGCGATCACCAGGTCCCAGCCGTCGACGGTGCCGATCAGCTTGGTCAGCGCCTTCGCCGTCTGCACCGCGCACGAGCCGTGGATCGCCTCGTCGGACAGGTGCACCGCGGAGTCCGCGCCCATCGACAGCGCCTTGCGGATCGCGTCCGTCGCGCTGTCCGGGCCGATCGTCACGACGACGACCTCGGAGCCCTCGTTGGCCTCCTTCAACTGCAGCGCCTGCTCCACCGCGCGCTCGTTGATCTCGTCGATGACCGCCTCGGTCCCCGCCCGGTCCAGGGTGTGGTCGGAGTCGGACAGCTTCCGCTCCGAGTACGTGTCGGCCACCTGCTTCACCAGGGTCACGATCTTCATAGGACCTCTTCGACCTCCTGCCGCGGCGGCCTGCGCGCCTGCGCACACCGCGTCGTCCTGATTCGCGGTCCGGCACCGGTGGTCCGGTCCCGTCCCGTCTCGCGTCACCGTGACGGTGCTGTGCCGCGCGCTCTGGGAGAGCGGAGGTGGGCCGCGGCATCGCGCCCGTCGTACCCGGTGACTCTGCCAGCGTCGCGCCGTAGTGGCACGCCGTGCCACTGTGACATTCATTGTTACCAACGAGTAGCCATGTGGCAAACGCCCACGAGCGGTGACCGTACTCACGCGCGGGCCACGTCACGCCGGGCACGCGCGATGTCACAGGACGTATCGCCTGGAGGGGGGACGGGTTTCGCTACCGTCAGCACCTCGGACACCGGCAGGAAGGAGCCCCCGTGCAGGTGACCGGGTTCGACGACCGATTGGGAACCGGCTACGTCCTCAGTACCGGCGCACACGCCGACGAGGACGTGCCGGGCAGCAGGGTCGTGCACCACGGCGGGATGACGGTGCGGGCCACCGACGGCCTCGCCGCGATGCTGGAGGACGCGCTGGCCTACCGGCCGACCACCCGGCTGGGGTGGGGTGGCCCGGAGGTGCCGCTGACGCTGGAGGACGCGACGCTGCTCGCCTGGCTGCGTCAGGACGTGGGCGGGGTGGTTGCCGTCGCGGGCGAGCCGGCCGCCTGAGTCAGCGCCGCAGGTATGCCAGTGCCCGGGCCGCGGCGTGCGCGCCGCACATGCCGTGCGCGCCCGGCCCCGGCGGGGTCGCGGCCGAGCACAGGTAGTGGCCCGGCGCGCCGGTGTCGTACGGCGCCAGGGTGGTCCGCGGCCCGAACAACAGCTGCCGCAGGTCCTTGGCGCCGGTGAGGATGTTGCCGCCGACGAAGTTCGGGTTCCCGGCGAAGGACGCCGGATCGGTGACCAGCGTCCCCACGATCCGCTCGCGGAAGCCGGGCGCGAAGCGCTCGATCTGTGCGGTGATCGCGCCGCTCACGTCCCCGGCCCAGCCGTACGGGACGTGCGCGTAGGCGTAGATCGGGTGCACGTCGCCGACCGACCGGCCAGGATCCGCCAGGTACTGCTGACCCACCAGCACGAACGGCCGCTGCGGCATCCGTCCGGCGTGCACCTCGCGTTCGACGTGCGCGGTCTCCCGCGCCGATCCGGCGACGTGCACCGTCCCGGCCGCCCGGGCCGCGGCGGACGTCCACGGAATGCCGCCCTGCACCGCGTAGTCGACCTTGAACGCCGCCGGGCCGTACCGGAAACGCCGGTAGGCACGGGCCACCCGGGCGGGCAGCCGGTCGCCCAGCAGCCCGGGCAGCTGATCCGGCCCGACGTCCCAGACCGTCACGTCGGACGCCGGGAGCTCGTCGGCCGAGCGCACCCGCACCCCTGTCTCGATCCGCGCGCCGTGCTCGGCGAGCACCGCCGCGAGCGCGTCCGAGATCGCCCGGGAGCCGCCCTCGGCGACCCCCCAGCCGTGCCGGTGCCCGGCCGTCAGGATTCCCGCCCCGATGGCCGACGACAGCGGCCGGTTCAGCGGCCGGAACGCGTGCGCGGCCGTCCCGAGGAACAGTGCGCGGCCCCGCTCGGTGCGGAACGCCCTGCCCAGCAGCTCCGCCGGGAGCACCGTCGGGGCGCCGAACCGGGCGAGCCGCAGCGGATGCCGCGGCACCCGCAGCAGCGGCCCGAGTACGTCGGCGGCGAGCTGGTCGTAACCCCGCGACGGGGCGCCGAACAATGCCCGCCACAGCCGCCCGTCGGCGCCGAGGCCGGCCGCCGTCCGCTGCACCGAGCGGTGCAGGACACCGGCGTCGCCGTCGTCCAGCGGGTGCGCGCAGTCGATCTCGGGCAGCCGCCAGCGCAGGCCGTGCCGCTCCAGCCCGAGCTCCCGCAGCACCGTCGAGCCGACCGCCATCGGATGCACCGCCGAGCAGTGGTCGACCAGCAGGCCGGGCACGATCGCCTCGCCGCTGCGGGTGCCGCCGCCGATCTCGTCGGCGGCCTCCAGCACGGTGACCTCGATCCCGGCGCGGGCCAGCACGGCGGCGGCGACCAGCCCGTTCGGGCCGGAACCGACGACGGTCGCGGTGCTCATGGGGATGCTCCTGACTCGGCTACGGACAGCAGTGTGGAGCCACCGCCGCCGGGAACGGGATCCGGCCCCGCGGCCTTCCGGCCGTGGCCGTGGCCGGGACTTCGTCGTGACCGTGTGGGGTGGCGGGGCGGGCGACCTCGGCGGCGGCGCCCGCCCCACCACGGTCAGGGAGCGACCGGCTGCCCGGGCGCGGTCTCGCCGGCCGGCTGCGGCGCCCGCCAGGTGACGGTGAGCGGGATCGGCCCGTTCGGGAGCCACGGCTGCTCGTTCACCGCGTCGGCGACGGTCCAGTGCCCGCGCTCGATCACGCCGAGCGCGGCGTCGATGAGCTGATAGTGCTGGACCTTCGAGTGGATCGCCTGGGACTCGACCCAGCAGACGACGAACTCGCCAGGGGCGAAGCCGACCCGCTTCTGCACCGCCTCGATCAGGTCGAGGCCGTGCAGGTGCCCCTCACCGAAGTTGAAGCCGATCAGCGAGTTGCAGGCGAACTCCGCCTCGCGGACGGTGCGCCGGTCGAGATCGTCGAGGCGGGCGGCCAGCACCGAGAACAACCCGCGGCCCTGCGAGTGCATGGATCGCCAGGCGATCGTCTGCTGCATGGTGATCTCGGCGACGGCCGCCGGGTACCCCAGCGCCTGGAGCTGGTCGACCTGGTTGCGGCTCGGGCGGGGGCTGATGGTGTTCAGCTTCTCCTCGGCGCCGGGGGTGAAGGTCCACAGCGCCGATGCCCAGTTGCCCGCGTACTGGCGCATCGATGGCAGGAACGAGACGAGATCGGGCCGCAGGTTGCCCAGTGCCGGGAAGAACGCCAGCGCGGCGATGATCGCCACGGTCAGTACGGGCGAGCTCATGTCGGCGATGCCGAAGCCGTCCTGGTTGGGGAACCCGAGGAACAGGAAGACCGCGAGGTAGCCGAACAGCAGGTTCCACTCCAGCGGCACCGCGAGCGGGAAGGTGGAGGTGATGAACAGATGGAAGACCACCATCAGCACCACCCCGGCGAGGGTCAGCCAGTAGTTCGTGGAGAAGAGCAGCACCAGCGGGGTGATGATCTCCACCGTGGTGCCGCCGACGTGCGCCATGAAGGTGGCGAACCGGGACGGACGGATGTCGCGCGGGAAGTCGCGGTAGTGCGCCCGCTTGAGCCACTTCGACGGGACGCACGGGCTGTTGGAGATCATCGGCGGGATCACGTTGGTGAAGTGCCTGCCGAACTTGGACACCCCGGCGCCGATCCAGACCGCGCAGATCAGCAACTTCGCCGCGACGATCATGTCGACGAACGGCAGGACGCCGAAGAACACCATCGCGGGCAGGTACTGCTCACCGCGGGACGCCAGGAAGATCGTCTTGTCGCGCAGGCCGCAGAGCACCAGCAGCACCACCGGCGCGATCATCAGCCACGGGGCGACCAGGCCGGAGGTGTTGTCCGGCAGCACCGCCGACAGCGATTCACTCGGCACGCCGGGCAGCACGATCGCGAGCAGCAGCGAAGCCAGGAAGCCCAGGTAGATGACGACGTCGAACACCGTGCGGGTGTCACCGCCGGTGCCCGGCACCGCCTTCCACGGGCGCAGCCGGATGGTGCCCGGCCGGGCCCAGAACAACACCCCGCCGGTCATCGGCTTGAACTTGCCCGCGATCGGTCCCCACGACCCCGCGAGCCCGATCGCCTCCAGCAGCACCGTCCAGAGGACCAGCTTCTGGTAGACGACCGGCTCGTTCCACCAGCCGGCCACGTCCCAGAACGGGCCGACGCCCGACGTCCAGGTGATCAGCGCGGTGCCCGCCAGCAGATAGAGGAACACCAGCTTCAGCACGTAGGTGGTCGGAATCATCTTCGGCGAGCCGAATCCGAACTGGACCCAGTGCAGTGCGAGTGCCTTGGTCCGTTCGAACAGCGGCTTGTCCAGAAACGTGTCCACGTCGACCGGCGGGAAGTCGCCCGTCTTGAACCCCATTGTTCAATCCTCTCGGTGTCGTTCTCCGCAGGCCGTTCCGGTCGGATCGATCGCGCGGCGCGGTGCCCGATCAGCTCCACAGCGATCGCAGCGGGCCCTGGTCGCCTGCGCTGCACGGCGATTCCGGCACGCTCCGCATCCGTTTCCCGGGCAGCACGGCGATGTGCATCGGGGCAGTTCCATCCGGCCGTCCGGCGTACCGGGGGCAAACGGTAGGGCCGGAGTGTGAGCCACACCATGGGCGTGGATCACGAACCGTCCGGACCGGGATGTGCCGGGAGCACAACGACCACCCCGGACGGGTGACACCCGCCGATCAGACGCGGGCGGGCACCACCATCCGGGGGGCGAGCTCGCAGTACAACCGGCCGATCCCGTCCGGCGTGTAGGGGCCGGACGGGGTGAACCAGCGGGCCACGTCGACCCCCAGCGAGAGCACCGCCGTCGCGGCACCCCGCACCTGCGGCCCCTCCGGATCCACCCCGCCGAGCACCTGCGCGACGACGTCCCGGACGACCCGCTCGGTGGCGCGCCGCAGCACCATCACCTGGTCGCGGTGCTCCTGGCCGAGTGCCGCGAACTCGTACTGCACGACCCGGGCGACGGTGCGCTGCTCGGCGTGCCAGCGACTGAAGGCGTAGACCAGCGTCCGGAACGCGTGCCCCGCCGGGGCCTGGGTGGCCGCGGCCCGCACCAGTTCCAGCGCCCGCTCGTGCCCGCGCCGGCTGACCTCGAACAACACGTCGTCCTTGGACCGGAAGTGCAGGTACAGGGCCGCAGTGCTCAGGCCGGAGCCCGCGGCGATGTGCCGCAGGGTGGTCGCGCGGAATCCGCGGTCGGCGAACGAGTCGATCGCGGCGACGACGATCGCGCGGGCGGTCGACGGCAGGTCCGACCAGAGATCGTCACCGGCGAGCAGGACGGCGCCGGTCGCGGCCGCGCGCTCGACGTCCGCGGCCGCCGGCCCGCCGTCGTCCTCGATCATTCGCACGTCCCCGTCCCGCGCACCGCCACTCGGTGACGCCCTGCACACCTCATCATCCCCACTTGCCCCGGCGCTCCCCGCACTGGTACTTACTAAGCAATTAGTTACCACTGAAGGAGCGCCGATGCCCGAGGCCGTGATCGTCGCCGCCACCCGTTCGCCGATCGGGCGGGCCCGCAAGGGCTCACTGGCCGGCCTGCGCCCGGACGACCTGGCCGCACGGATGGTGCGGGCCGCACTGGACCGGGTCCCCCAGCTCGACCCCACCGAGATCGACGACGTGATCCTCGGCTGCGGGCTCCCCGGCGGGGAACAGGGCGACAACATGGGTCGCGTCGTGCCCGTGCTGCTCGGCCTGGACACCGTCCCGGGCACCACCGTGACCCGGTACTGCTCGTCGTCGGTGCAGACCACCCGGATGGCGATGCACGCCATCCGGGCCGGCGAGGGCGACGTGTTCGTCTCGGCCGGTGTCGAGACGGTGTCCCGCTACGACCGCGGGACCTCCGACTCCTGGCCCGGCACGCACAACCCGCTGTTCACCGACGCCGAGCGGCGCACCGCCGAGGTGGCCGCCACCGGCGCCGCGGAGTGGACCGACCCGCGCACCGCCGGGCTGGTCCCGGACGTCTACATCTCGATGGGCCAGACCGCGGAGAACCTGGCGCTGGCCACCGGCGTCACCCGCGAGGACATGGACCGGTTCGCCGTGCGCTCGCAGAACCTCGCCGAGGCCGCGATCGGCAGCGGCTTCTACGCCGACGAGATCACCCCCGTCACCCTCGACGACGGCACCGTCGTGGACACCGACGACGGCCCCCGCGCCGGCGTCACCTACGACGCCGTCGCCGGGCTGGCGCCGGTGTTCCGGCCGGACGGGCGGGTCACCGCGGGCAACTGCTGCCCGCTCAACGACGGCGCCGCCGCACTCGTGGTCATGTCCGACACCCGGGCCCGGGACCTGGGGATCACCCCGCTGGCCCGGGTCGTCGCCACCGGCGTCTCCGGGCTCTCGCCGGAGATCATGGGCCTCGGCCCGGTCGAGGCGTCCCGGCAGGCACTGGCCAGGGCCGGCATGACGATCGACGACGTGGACCTGGTCGAGATCAACGAGGCGTTCGCGGCGCAGGTCGTCCCGTCCGCCCGCGAGCTGGGGATCGACCCGTTCGGCGACACGCTCAACGTGCACGGCGGTGCCATCGCGGTCGGCCACCCGTTCGGCATGACCGGCGCCCGGATCACGACCACCCTGCTGAACGGGCTGCGCTCGCGGGACGCGACCATCGGTCTGGAGACCATGTGCGTCGGTGGCGGGCAGGGCATGGCGATCATCCTGGAGAGGCTGTCCTGATGGCGAACCTGACCTTCGACTTCACGCACCGCTCGGTCGTCGTCACCGGGGCCGCGCGCGGCGTCGGACGCGCGATCGCCGAGCGCTTCACCGGCGCCGGAGCGACCGTGTTCCTGGTCGACTTCGACGCCGACGCGGTCGCCGCCACGGCCGATGAGCTGGGCGCGACCGGCATCGCGGCGGACGTGTCGGACACCGCCGCGGTGACCGCCGTCGTCGACCGGGTGGTGACCGACACCGGCCGGCTCGACGTGCTCGTCAACAACGCCGGGGTGCTGCGCGACGGCGTGCTCTGGAAGCTGACCGACGACGACTACGAGACCGTGCTGGCGGTGCACTCCGGTGGAACCTTCCGGTTCACCAGGGCAGCGGTGCCGCAGTTCCGGGCGCAGGGCTCCGGCCGGGTGGTCAACGTGACCTCCTACACCGGCCTGCACGGCAACATCGGGCAGTCCAACTACGCGATGGCCAAGGCCGGGATCATCGGCTTCACCCGGACCGCGGCGAAGGAGCTGGCCCGCTTCGGGGTCACCGTCAACGCGATCTCACCGAACGCGCGCACCCGGATGATCGAGTCGATCCCGCAGGCCAAGCTGGACGAGCTGACCGCGCAGATCCCGGTGGGCCGGTTCGCCGAACCGTCCGAGATGGCCGACGCGGTCGCCTTCCTCGCCTCCGACGAGGCCGCCTACATCACCGGCGTCGTGCTCCCGGTCGACGGCGGGCTGTCGATATGAGCCCGTCCGGTGCCCGCGCCGGCGCCCCGGCTGCGCGTCTCGAGCCGCGCGTGCCGAGCCGCACGTGACCGGTGCCGTCCTGCCGCTCGACGGCGGCCCGTCCCCGATCCGCTGACCCGAACCGAGGTACCCACCGTGGCCACGCCGTCGTCGCTCCTGCTGTCCCGCGCCGATCTGGACTTCCTGCTGCACGACTGGCTCGACGCCGGATCGCTCACCTCCCGCGAGCGCTTCACCGAGCACTCCCGGGAGACCTTCGACGCCGTTCTCGACGTGTGCGCCGAGATCGCCGCCGAGCGGTTCGCCCCGCACAACAAGCGCAACGACATCGAGGAGCCCCGGTTCGACCCGACCGGCGGCGGCCGGGTGGTGCTGCACGACGAGGTCCGCCCGGCGCTCGACGCGCTCGCCGGGACCGGCCTGCTCGCCGCGACCGCGGACGCCTCGGTCGGCGGGCTGCAGCTGCCGCACGTGGTGCGCTCGGCCTGCGTCGCCTGGTTCGCCGCGGCGAACATCGCGACCTGGGGTTATGCGTTCCTCACCGCCGCCAACGCGAACCTGCTGCTCGCGCACGGCTCGGACGCCCAGATCGACACCTGGGTACGTCCGATGCTCGAGGGCCGGTTCCACGGCACCATGTGCCTGTCCGAGACCCAGGCCGGATCGTCGCTGGCCGACGTCAGCACCCGGGCCGAGCCGCAGGACGACGGCACCTACCGGCTCACCGGCACCAAGATGTGGATCTCCGCCGGGGACCACGAGCTGGGCGAGAACATCGTGCACCTGGTGCTGGCGAAGATCCCCGGCGGACCGGCCGGGGTGAAGGGGATCTCGCTGTTCGTCGTCCCGAAGTTCCTCGCCGGTGGCGCCGACGGCAACCCCGGTGAGCACAACGACGTCGTACTCGCCGGGCTGAACCACAAGATGGGCTACCGGGGCACCACGAACACGGTGCTGAACCTGGGCGAGGGCAGGCACACCCCCGGCGGCGCGGCGGGCGCCGTCGGTTACCTGGTCGGCGAGCCACACCGCGGCCTCACCTACATGTTCCACATGATGAACGAGGCCCGGATCGGGGTCGGCGCGGGCGCCGCGGCGCTCGGCTACACCGCCTATCTCAAGTCGCTCGACTACGCCCGTACCCGTCCGCAGGGGCGCCCGGTCACGGGCCGGGACCCCGGACAGCCGCAGGTGCCGATCGTCGAGCACGCCGACGTGCGCCGGATGCTGCTCGCGCAGAAGTCCTACGCCGAGGGCGCGCTCGCGCTCGTCCTCTACTGCGGGCGGCTGCTCGACGAGCAGGAGACCGCCCCCGAGCAGGCCGGGCGGGACCGGGCCGGCCTGCTGCTCGACGTGCTCACCCCGATCGCGAAGAGCTGGCCCTCGCAGTGGTGTCTGGCGGGCAACGACCTCGCCATCCAGGTGCTCGGCGGCTACGGCTACACCCGCGAGTACGACGTCGAGCAGCACTACCGGGACAACCGGCTCAACCCGATCCACGAGGGCACCCACGGCATCCAGGCCATCGACCTGCTCGGCCGCCGGACCGCGGCGGCCGGTGGGGCCGGGCTCGACGCGCTGGACGGGCTGCTGGCCGCGACGATCGCGCGGGCCCGTGCCGGGGGCGACGAGGAGGCCGGCCGGTACGCCGACCAGCTCGACGCGGCCAGGGCCCGGCTGATGGAGGTGACCCGGGCCCTGCACGCCGAGCCGGACGCGACCGTGCGGCTGGCGAACGCCTCGATCCACCTGGAGGCGGCCGGGCACGTCGTCCTGGCCTGGATCTGGCTGGAGCAGCTGCTCGCCGCCGGTGGGCGCGACGACGACCTGGGCAACGGCAAGAGGGCAGCCGCCCGGTACTTCTTCCACTACGAGCTGCCGCGCACCGGGCCGCAGCTCGACCTGCTCGCCGCACTCGAC is from Pseudonocardia autotrophica and encodes:
- a CDS encoding acyl-CoA dehydrogenase, which codes for MATPSSLLLSRADLDFLLHDWLDAGSLTSRERFTEHSRETFDAVLDVCAEIAAERFAPHNKRNDIEEPRFDPTGGGRVVLHDEVRPALDALAGTGLLAATADASVGGLQLPHVVRSACVAWFAAANIATWGYAFLTAANANLLLAHGSDAQIDTWVRPMLEGRFHGTMCLSETQAGSSLADVSTRAEPQDDGTYRLTGTKMWISAGDHELGENIVHLVLAKIPGGPAGVKGISLFVVPKFLAGGADGNPGEHNDVVLAGLNHKMGYRGTTNTVLNLGEGRHTPGGAAGAVGYLVGEPHRGLTYMFHMMNEARIGVGAGAAALGYTAYLKSLDYARTRPQGRPVTGRDPGQPQVPIVEHADVRRMLLAQKSYAEGALALVLYCGRLLDEQETAPEQAGRDRAGLLLDVLTPIAKSWPSQWCLAGNDLAIQVLGGYGYTREYDVEQHYRDNRLNPIHEGTHGIQAIDLLGRRTAAAGGAGLDALDGLLAATIARARAGGDEEAGRYADQLDAARARLMEVTRALHAEPDATVRLANASIHLEAAGHVVLAWIWLEQLLAAGGRDDDLGNGKRAAARYFFHYELPRTGPQLDLLAALDRTTTDLDPSWL